A region of the Desertifilum tharense IPPAS B-1220 genome:
TTGAATTCGACCGACTAAATGCAGGCGTTTGGGAACGTTATCTAGCCAGACTTGACGGCGAACGACTAAGGCGGCCCCTGGCGGTAGGCTAAGATGTTGGGGTTGATATAAATGGGGTTCCGAACCGCGTTCGCGAATGGCGAGAAAGGATTCTATTCGCTTAAAGTTAGCGGGGGGAGAAATTGCAAATTCTCCGTGAATTTGTCCGCCAAATGCTCCAGCTTGGGGATGGTTTTGGGCAAATTGGTAGGCTTGGGCAACCCAGTCAGGATCGGGATGATTATCGTCATCTAAGAAAGCAACAAGTTCGCCTTGGGCTTCAGTAATTCCTCGGTTTCTCGCAAAGGCTAATCCTTGTTCGGCTTCAAAACAATAGCGGAGTGGATAGGGAAAATTCCAGCTTTTTTGAATGTCTTGAATGAGGGCGGCAGTGGAATCTGTGCTATTGTTATCAATGATGAGAATTTCCCAGCTAAAGCGGTCTGTATCGAATTGCGATCGCAATTTTTCTAAAAGCTTGGGTAAGCGGTCTGCACCATTATAAGTCGGGATTGCAACACTCAAGTCAAAAGTCATACTCTGGTGCCTAAATAGCGGATTTTCCACAAAAAGAAAGGACTGAGCAAGGTACTTAATAAAAGTTCTCGTTCGCACCGGGCAATTGTATCTTGAGAATCCCTGCTACAGGACTGAAAGTAATGCTTGACGAGTTTGAGTAGATCGGCAACAAAATAGACTAAAGAGGCAATTGGTTTTTGCCAGCTTTTCAACCTCAACATCCGAATATGATAGCGACTTAAGCCAATACAGCGGACTAAAGATACTAAGTAATCCACTTCTAAACGCCAACTGGGAATATGGTGATA
Encoded here:
- the hpsE gene encoding hormogonium polysaccharide biosynthesis glycosyltransferase HpsE translates to MTFDLSVAIPTYNGADRLPKLLEKLRSQFDTDRFSWEILIIDNNSTDSTAALIQDIQKSWNFPYPLRYCFEAEQGLAFARNRGITEAQGELVAFLDDDNHPDPDWVAQAYQFAQNHPQAGAFGGQIHGEFAISPPANFKRIESFLAIRERGSEPHLYQPQHLSLPPGAALVVRRQVWLDNVPKRLHLVGRIQGSMLAGEDYEALLYIHRAGWEIWYNPAMHTYHQIPPHRLEKSYLVSLIRGSSLCLCYLRMLNAKHWQKPLIFLRMILGSSKRILQHWLKSRRYPQTDLVATCEWEFLQSSLLSPFYYLLNLFPKKAEPECDISSKSA